One Prunus dulcis unplaced genomic scaffold, ALMONDv2, whole genome shotgun sequence genomic region harbors:
- the LOC117613116 gene encoding uncharacterized protein LOC117613116: MAEKVNHNSIETLVGSNYTKWREDVEIAVGLLDYEMAIEVDAPAVPDADASAGAKAKYAKWVKANKMAILIMRRSISPSVKGSITSCDNAKKFIDSIGEKFQESEKAEIGTLMGQLTDTKYNGERCVRTHILNMLEIGNKLKALKVNVDETMMVHFAINSLPRRTKYEER; encoded by the exons ATGGCAGAAAAAG TTAATCACAACTCGATTGAAACTCTCGTTGGCTCCAACTACACCAAATGGAGGGAAGATGTGGAAATTGCTGTAGGTCTGCTGGACTATGAGATGGCTATTGAAGTAGATGCTCCTGCAGTACCTGATGCAGATGCATCTGCTGGagcaaaagcaaaatatgCCAAATGGGTTAAGGCAAACAAAATGGCTATTCTAATCATGAGAAGGTCAATTTCACCATCTGTCAAGGGAAGCATTACATCATGTGATAATGCCAAGAAGTTTATTGATTCTATTGGGGAGAAGTTTCAGGAATCAGAAAAGGCTGAGATTGGAACTCTAATGGGACAGCTTACTGATACAAAATACAATGGGGAAAGATGTGTGAGAACACACATACTGAACATGCTGGAAATTGGGAACAAACTGAAGGCACTCAAAGTCAATGTGGATGAAACTATGATGGTGCATTTTGCTATAAACTCTCTGCCTA gaagaacaaaatatgaagaaagatAA